TTTAGAAGGTGAAAATTTGCCGATTCGCTCTTTGCAACTCACAGGCTTGAGTGCGATCGCTGCTTTAAAATTAGTCAGAACCAAAAGTTTCTTTTGTGGCTCAGATACAGATTGGCAAAATTTAATTCAACACTATACAGGTAATCCCTTAGCTCTTAAAATTATTGCTACCACGATTCAAGAATTATTTGATGGCAATATAGCGGAATTTTTCGCTCATGGTTCTACAGTTTTTGGTAGTATTTACGACTTAATAAACCAGCAATTTCATCGCCTTTCTAGCTTAGAAAAAGAATTAATGTTCTGGCTAGCAATTAATCGCGAACCAGTAAATTTAGCAGAGTTACGCGCTGATTTAGTTTTACCGATAGCTTCGATGAAGTTGTTAGAGGCTTTAGAATCTCTCAACAGGCGCAGTTTGATTGAAAAAAAATCAGTTCCGCAAAACCCCGTTCGCTTCATCTTGCAACCTGTGGTGATGGAATATGTGACAGATCAATTAATTCAGGAAGTATGTGCAGAAATTCTGGGGGAAACGTCGCCACACTCCCTGCTTTACAGCCATGCTTTAATTAAAGCCACATCCAAAGATTACATCCGTGTTGCCCAAACTAAATTAATTCTGCAACCAATAATTGATTTGCTACTGCAAAACCTGCGAACTAAACAAGCTATTGAATCTCGGCTGCAAGAGATTTTGCGATCGCAACAACAAAAATCTCTCCAACAAAATATAGATAAATTACCGCCAGAACTAGAGCCGACATATACAGGTGGCAATATCCTAAATTTACTCTGTCACCTGGAAACTGATTTAACTGGATATGATTTTTCTTACCTGACAATTTGGCAGGCATATCTTCAAGATACGCCACTGAAAAAAGTTAATTTCAGCTATACAGATTTATCCAATTCTGTATTTGCCAAAACCCTATCTACATTGGTATGCACTACATTTAGTCCAGATGGCAATACTCTAGCTACAGGGCACTTTGACGGCTATTTTCGTCTGTGGGATGCGAACAGCGGTCAACAATTAATTACCTATCAGGGGCATATTGGTTTTATTTGGAGTGTAGCTTTTAGTCCAGATGGTAGTACCTTAGCAACTGCGGGAGAAGATGCCAAAATCAAGCTTTGGGATGTTTTAACTGGACAGTGTATTAAAACTATCCAAGGTCACAAAGGTGGCGTTCTTTGCGTGAAATTTATAGATGAGGGTAAGACATTAATTAGCAGCAGCGCCGACTTGAGCATTAAATTTTGGGATTTCAGCAGTGGGGAATGTACCAGAACATTATTAGAACATAGCAACCGAGTTTGGTCTGTAACGTTGAGTCCAAAAGATGACATTCTTGCTAGCGGTAGTGAGGATATGAGTATCAAGCTTTGGGATTTAGCTACAGGTGACTGCATCCAAACCTTACATGGTCATAATGATTGGATCAAATCCCTAGCCTTTAGTGCTACAGGAGTACTTGCTAGTGGTAGCTTAGACAAAACAATTCGGCTTTGGGATGTTGAGCGCGGTGTTTGTATTGGAGTTCTAGAAGGACATTTGAATGGGATACTAGCGATCGCCTTTGTCGATGACAGTAACATCCTGGCTAGCTGTAGCATAGATTGTACAATTCGGCTTTGGGATATTAGTACCCAGCAGTGTCTGAAGACTTTACAAGGGCATAATAACTCTGTGAATGCGATCGCTGCTAACCCTCAAGGAACCCAGCTAGCTAGCGGTGCAGATGATTTTTCCTTGCGGCTGTGGGATGTAGCGAGTGGCGAGTGCTTCCGCGTTATTAAAGGTAGAAGTAATTGGATTAAAGCGATCGCTTATCATCCCATTCTCCCCGATCTCATTGCTACTGGGAGCGAAGACCGCACAGTGCGTTTATGGACAAGCGATGGTAAATGTCGCATTTTTTATGGACACACAGATTTAATTTTCTCTGTTGACTTTAGTCCTGATGGACGCACCATAGCTAGTTCCAGCGCTGACCGCACAATTCGGTTATGGGATGTCGCAACTTGTCAGTGTACCAAAATCTTGCATGGGCATTCAGGAATGGTGACAGGAGTCGCCTTTAGCCCCGATGGTCTGCTTTTAGCAAGTAGCTGTTACGATAGCCAGATTAGACTGTGGGATACTGTCACAGGACAACTTCTTGATACTTTTCCAGTACACCTGGGAATGTCAATTGCTTTTAGTCCCGATAGCAAGAAGTTAGCAGCAGGTAGTTTTGACCAAACCGTGAGAATTTGGGATTTAGAAACTCGGCAATGTTATCAAACTCTCACAGGTAATCATAATTGGGTTTGGAGCATCGCTTTTAGTCCAGATAATCGCACTTTCGCCACAGGTAGTAGTTTTGAGGGCATTACGCGACTGTGGGATATAGAAACAGGCGAATGTCTTCATGTTCTCCCCGGACATCAAGATTTAGTTTGGGCGATCGCTTTCAGTCCCGATGGTAGGATGTTGGCTAGTTGCAGTAGTGACGGCACGATCAAACTCTGGGATATAGCCAGTGGCGATTGTCTTGCCACTTTGGCAGGACACGATATCTGGGTAATGTGTCTTGCCTTTAGTCCTGATGGTACAACCTTGATTGCTGGTGATGCTTATGCAGCTATTAAATTCTGGGATGTACAGACCCAACAGTGTGTCAACACCCTCAAGGCAGAACAAATTTATCAGGAAATGAATATTTACAGAATTACAGGTTTGACAGCAGCCCAAAAGTCGAATTTGTTAAGTCTGGGAGCAGTGGAAGTATGGGAGTGAGGGAGTGTGGGGAGAAATGACCAATGACCAATGACAGATGCCCAAACTAAGAACCATTACACTTCATTGCAAAATACAAAGCTGGGCAAAACAACATGATAGGTTTTGGTCATGTGAACAAAAACTGCACAAGACTAATTAAAGGAGAATACCAGTGGCAATGGAATCAAATCTCTTAACGGGCACAAGTGTAGTAAATAATGAAGATTTCAGCGAGTATGTGGCCCATTTACAACTACACATGACTTTACAAGCTCGCAATCTGGTTCCACCCCTGAAACAAAACTTAGAAGATAGCCGAGAGCAATTACTCCATCAAACCCAAGCCTACTTTGAAAAATTAGCATCTCGGCAAGGGTTAGTGTAGATTACACAATATTTTTATTAAATTCACATAAAATAGAAGCAGATATGGTTGATTAATGCTACCAGTGTTATCATCAAATCTGCTTTTTTTATTTATTTGCAGTATTTAGTTATCAAGATCACTCTTTTGGATCGCTACCAAGTGGCGGAAAGCCGCTAATATTATTATTGCAGCACTTACTCAGCAAGAGCAGTTAATTAAGGCTTAATAGCGGCTCGAATTAAAATGACTTCATTACTTCCTCGAAATCTCAGCGTTATCATCCGACCTGTCCAATATCGGGATCTGGACGGTATTGAACGCCTAAATCAAGAGTCATTCGCGGCCCAAACTCCCAAAGGAGCAGATTTTGCCACACGCCAGATGCAATGGCTGCGACGCTGGTATGGCTTTTTAAAATTTTTGAGTTGGTTTCCTAACCCGTTACAATACCTGTTCTGTTCCTATGTAGCAGAGCAAGGGCGGATGCTTCTAGGAATGATTCAAGTCTCACCTTTTAACCGCACGCGCAGTACTTGGCGGGTCGATCGCGCGATCCTAGACAGTGCTACTGATAAACAAGTAACTGGTTCCCAACTTTTACGCCATTGCTTTGAGTCGATTGTCGAAGCACGTACTTGGATACTAGAAGTAAATGTCAACGATTTAGAGGCGCTAGCACTATATCGGCAAAATGGATTTCAGCGTCTGGCAGAGATGACCTACTGGGAAATCGAACCCGAATTGTTGACTGAATTAGCGCAAGCAGAGCCAGACTTGCCTAACCTCCTGCCTATAAGTAATGCTGATGCCCAGTTGTTATATCAACTAGATACCGCATCCATGCCGCCTTTGGTGCGTCAAGTGTTCGATCGCAACACCAGAGACTTCAAAACTAGTTTGTTTGGGGCCTTAAGCGATGCTGTCAAACAGTGGGTCACGAAAACAGAAGTAGTAAGTGGCTATGTGTTTGAACCCCAACGCAAAGCAGCTATTGGGCATTTTCAGGTACAACTAGATCGTAAAGGTAATAGCCCCCACGTAGCAACGCTGACAGTTCACCCCGCCTATACGTGGCTTTATCCAGAGTTGCTCTCGCAACTAGCGCGCATTGTCCAAGATTTTCCCCAGCAAGGTTTGCAACTAGCTTCCTCCGATTATCAGCCAGAGCGAGAAGAGTATTTAGAACGAATTGGAGCTAAACGCATAGAACATACTCTCATCATGTCTCGCTCAGTTTGGCACAAGCTACGGGAGTCTAAATTTGTCTCCTTAGAGGGAATTCAGTGGCCAGAAGTTTTGCAAGGGCTGCAACCGGCGCGTAAACCCATACCAGGGGGTATGTCATGGACACAACAAGTTCAAAAGCGATCGCAAGATAGATCGATACCCACGAAATCAGAACCTGCGGCTTTTGGCAGTAAACCTTCTAGTTTAGAAGCATCTTGTCAGCCTGAGTCAGCGGATGCGCAGCCAGAGAAATAGTGTGACAGTCTAGGAGCGATCAAAGCCATTGATTTCAGCATTAGGATTAGATTTAGGAAGCAAGCGTATTGGCGTAGCAGGTTGTGATGGTACGGGCTTAATAGCTACAGGTATCACTACGATTGAGCGCACATCCTTTGCGCAAGATGTCGAGCAACTCAGACAAATAGTTCATGATCGCCAAGTACAAGTGCTAGTCATTGGCTTACCTTATTCAATGGATGGCTCTTTAGGATTTCAAGCACGTCACGTGCAAAAGTTAGCTACCAGGCTTTCTAAAGCTTTAAATCTGCCAATGGAATACGTGGATGAGCGATTAACTTCCTTTCAAGCAGAGCAACTGTTAAAAGCGGAGAATCGCTCGCCATCACGCCACAAATCTTTGATCGATCGCAAAGCAGCTGCACTAATTTTGCAACAATGGCTAGATGCTCGACGAGCGAAATCTCAGAGTTCAGCAATAGCTATTGAGTATTGATACCTTTTAACATGATATTCTGAAAACTGTTACCTGGTATTTGTATATATGTATCAAGCTATTTATTAGGCATTATGTCCTTAAATAGTTGTGCAATTTTCAAATTCCAAATTTACTGGTATTTATAAGTTCCATACCTCGGCTATGTTTTCTTCTCAATTTCCCGACGATAATGATAACGCTCAAGCTGGCTCCATCAGTTTGACAGACGACAAAGGGCGCACCCTCGATTGTTATATTGAGCATTCTCTCTCAGTTGATGGGCAAGAATATGTTTTACTTCTACCTGTTGATTCACCTGTAGAAATTTTTGCTTGGCAAGGTGAAGACGAAGAAGAAGAGGCTGTTCTGGTAGAAGATGATTTCACCATTGAAAAAATTTTTCCCACTGCCCAAGCTGTTTTATCGGAGCAGAATTTAATATTAAAGAATACTGCCTATGCTCTAACAGTTGCGGGTGAGTTACCTCCTGTAGAAGAGTCTGAACTCTTCACCTTAGAAATCGAAGATGATGAGGCAGATTTAGAGCCAGAGCAATTACAGCTACTAGCTAGTTTCTACGATGAAGAGCAAGAATATGCAATTTACACACCTCTAGATCCACTGTTGTTTTTTGCTCGTATCTCAAAAACAGGTCAGCCTGAATTACTTTCTCCTGAAGAGTTCCGCAAGGTACAACCATTGTTAGAAGAACATCTTTTTAATGAGGTTGAATAATATTAAAAATTCAAAATTAAAATATTACATTTCTTAATTTTGAATTTGATTGTTTAATTCACTCACAAAAGAGTTATCTCTTTTGTTAAGAGTCAAACATTTCGCCTGACGCTCGTTTTATAAAATTTTGTCTCTTGTCTATTGCTGTTAGGGTAGCTATCAAACAGCAATTTACCCATTGTTTTTTATTCACAACCTGGTTTGTAATTTTGGGTTACAAAATTCCCTATTTTCAGGTTTATCTAGAAAAAAGTTAAGTGTTTCCATAGGACTTTTATCTGATTTTTAAAATCTACTTATAGGAGGTAGTAGATAGCATGAGTTTAAAGCTTCAAGCATCTAGCATTGCGCACTACCTAGCCTATAATTAAGCTTCAAAATTAGGTAATTTTTTCAAAAATAAACTGGATGGCTATATTTTGTAGAAAATACTTTTAGCACAAATATGCTCTGTCGTATTCAAAAAAATACTAAATATTTGTTGTCAAAATTAACAAAGTACAGCAATATTAATTATTCTTAAGTAAAGTGCCACATAAAATTGGGCTAATCTTGACTCTTGAATATGACCTGGAATAACCTCTTGCAGCCAGACTTGATTTTAGAAGGTTCAATCTTAAACCTGACACCAGATATTATCCGGCAATATGGATTGAAGGGATTGGTGTTGGATGTAGATGAAACTCTAGTACCGATAAGAGTAGGGGCAGCTTCATCAGAATTACGAGAGTGGGTAGAACAAATCCGCAGCTCTACTGTTCTTTGGTTAGTGAGCAATAACCTGAGCGAAATGCGGATTGGTGGAATTGCTCGGTCTCTTAACCTACCTTATTACTTGGGTGCTGCCAAACCTTCACGACGCAAAATTAGAGCAGCACTGAGGGCGATGAACTTACCAGTTCATCAAGTGGGGATGGTAGGCGATCGCTTGTTTACTGATGTCTTAGCAGGTAATCGCTTGGGAATGTTTACCATCTTGGTTGAACCCATGATTCACCCAGATGTAGCTCTGCGCTCTCACCCTATCAGAAACTTTGAAGTTTGGGTATCAGAAGCCTTAGGAGCTTCGATCGCTCCCAAGTATACAAAAATTCACAAAGATTGATAATAAGTCAGGAAAGTAAATCTAAAAAAATAATTAAGGAATCTTTCGCAATCAAAAATATCTGGGATTATAAGTATTAATAAGATGGGGTCAGCCAAAAAAGACCCTAGCCCATAACAAATACATATAAAACTGTAAAGCGTCAGCCTTCACTTATAGAAGACCTGGCGCTTTAAAATTTTTTTAGTCCTTTGTCATTTGTCCTTTGTTGGGTGATTTAGCCACTAATGACCAATGACTCATGCCCAATGCCCAATGCCCAATGCCCAATGCCTCAAACAATCGTCGTCAAAATCGGCACTTCTAGCCTGACTCAACCAGAAACCGGACAATTAGCACTTTCTACCATTGCTACGTTGGCAGAAACACTTTCTGATTTAAAACGCCAAGGTCATCGAGTGATTTTGGTGTCCTCTGGCGCTGTGGGAGTGGGTTGTGCGCGCTTGGGCTTAACCGAACGTCCCAAAGCGATCGCTCTCAAACAAGCAGTAGCAGCTGTCGGACAAGGGCGATTAATGCGGGTTTACGATGATTTATTTACCACTTTGCAACAGCCGATCGCCCAAGTTTTGTTAACTCGTAGCGACTTGGTACAGCGCAGCCGCTATCTCAACATCTACAACACCTTTCGGGAATTGCTGGGATTAGGAGTGATTCCGGTAGTTAATGAAAACGATACGGTAGCGGTGGATGAGCTAAAATTTGGCGATAATGACACGCTTTCTGCATTAGTTGCGAGTCTAGTAGAAGCAGATTGGCTATTTTTGCTCACTGATGTCGATCGATTGTACTCAGCCGATCCCCGTTCCGTTCCCGATGCGCAACCGATCGCACTAGTAAGTAGCATTAAAGAATTAGCCGAATTACAGATCCAAACAGGCTCCCAAGGTTCCCAATGGGGTACAGGCGGGATGGTGACGAAAATTTCGGCGGCGAGAATTGCGATCGCGGCTGGCGTGCGGACGGTAATTACTCAAGGGCGATTTCCCCGCAATATAGAGAAAATCATCGCTGGAGAACCTCTAGGTACGCACTTTGAACCGCAACCCGAACCCACCTCAGCCCGTAAACGCTGGATAGCTTACGGCCTCATACCTGCTGGAAAATTATATTTAGATGCAGGTGCGATCGCGGCCATTTCTCAAGCTGGAAAATCCTTGTTAGCGGCTGGTATTAAAGCAGTAGAAGGAGAATTTGACACTCAAGAAGCCGTGCAATTGTGTGACAGCAATGGTAACGAAATTGCTAGAGGATTAGTAAACTACAACAGCGAAGAACTGCAAAAAATTCGCGGCTATCATTCACGAGAAATTCCCCAAATTTTAGGCTATGCAGGTGCAGAAACTGTAGTTCACCGAGATAATTTAGTTTTGACTTAAATTACAGATGCACCTGTAAAAGTTGATGTTTTAGATATCGAAAATAGCTTGGCTGATTTCGATAATAAGAACTGTAGACATTACGCTTTTTTAGTACATGAATAAATTGCAGAAAATTCTTTAGTATCCTGCATTTGATTGATTTTACCCACAATTTTTTCTCAACTGATATATAGAAGATACATCAGTATTTGACAATTTCAAATTCAAATTGTTATTAGCAAGAACTTTTCTGTTCCACAATCAACTTTAAGGCTGCCAAAAATTCTTGCTCAACGTAAGGTTTTGTAAAGTAAGTGGTAGCTCCTAATTGCATTGCTAACAGACGATGTTTATTAGTGTTGCAAGAACTGAGCATCACTACGGGAATTTTTGCTAATTGCGGCTCTTTCAGACGATAGCTGAGAAACTCAAAGCCATTCATATTAGGCATTTCCACATCACAAATTACCAGTTGGATGTGAGAATTCTGCTGTAACTGGGCGATCGCTGCTTGTCCATTTTCTGCCTGTAAAACTTTGTAACCTACTTTTTGCAAAGCCAAGGATACAATATGTCGTACGCTATTAGAATCATCTACGACTAGAATAGTACGTTGTTGGCTGACGATTGCTGTGTTTGGGGAATCGAGCAATTTCGCCGTGACGTTAACCTCTTGAGTTTGGTCAATTGTCTGCTGCAACAGCGCCGCCACATCAATCACTGGTAATAGACTATCTTTCCAAGTCGTACAACCATAAACATAATTGGGAAGTTTGGCTTCTGATTCTAAAGGCTGGATGATTAACTCTGGTTCTGCAATCAGCGATTCAATTTCTGGCTGTAAGGCGAAAATTTGCGAACCTTGTCTGAGTATTAATATTGGCTCAGGCTGATGCTCTTGATACTGAACTGCACTTAAAGCTGGGTTAGTAGTTTTTTCCGGCGCTAGATTTTCATTGCTGAGTAGTTGGGAGAGTTGATAGGTGGGAATAATTTTTCCCTGCCAATGTAAAAACCACTTTTGTTGGGAATAAATAATTTGGTCGGCTTTGGCAACTAAAATTTCTTCAACGCTGTTGGAATTAATCGTGAAAATAGTACGATTTGTTACCCAGACAAATAGCTGAGAAGTTGTCAGCTTTCGCGGTGTTGTAGGGATGCAAGTATTTTTGGTTACAGCTGCAACTGACTGAGGAATATCTTTTTTGACAATACTTTCGTAAGCTGCACGCCAACCTGCCAAAGCGATCTGCCCGATGGTTTGAGCAGCTTGCGGACTTGTGTGCAGGGAAGTTATCGTAATTTGAGCGATCGCTACAAACTCAGAGAGTTTTAATAATTCCCCAAAACCTAAAAATACCTCTGCCTGTTGTATCAGTTGTTCTACTAACTGATTAGCTTCCGATTCAGCCAGAATCATTTCTAGTGTTTCTAAAGCTTGTGTCACCTCTGTGGTAGGAATCAACTGAGATACATCTAAATTAGAGCTTTGAGGAGTAACTGCTGATGGTTTATGGGTGAGTCTAGCTTCTAAATGCGCAAAAACTGGTTCTGCTTTCGCTAAGGCACTAGCGATATCATCAGGTTTGGCTTGAATTTGAGCTATCAAAACTAATCTTAGATAATCGTTAGCTTGTAGGAGCGAAGTTGTTAGCTGAGAGTCTATGAAAGTATTTTCCAGCGACATAAACCGAAAAATCTTCTCCAAACGATGAGCTAGAGTTTGAATGTCAGTTAAATTAACCTGGCTAGCTGTACCTTTAATAGTTTGGGCAGCTCGTACCATGTGACGAATCTTGGCAGAAGTATAGTTATATGGAAGTTCTAGTATTCCGTTGTGAATTTGCTGTAGAAGTTCTGAGACTTCTTGAACAAAGTCTTGGTCAAGATTTTCTTGGATACCAAAGTCAAGAACCATAGCTATGTTCCTGTATTTAAGTAAGAGGGAATAAATGTTGAATGAGTAAAACAAAATACTCAAACATTTGAGCGCCGCTGAATCAGAATATAAATTTTTTAGAAAAGAAGTTAGAGAGCATCACAAAAGAATGATTAATCAAAAATTCAGTTGAGGGTCATTGCTTGCTGAAAACAAGAATTATTTCGACAGGTGCAGCGGGAGGTAGAAAGCTTCTTTGCTCTATTCTGCCTTCTACCTCCACCTTTATGAAAATTCTTGTGTAAATGTCTCCAACTGAGCTAATGACTCTGCCATTGCTAAAGCTTGCTCGGAAGTCTGATTGGCAATAGTAGCAACTTCCAAAATAGATTGGTTTGCAGAGTTAGAAGTTTGGGCTTGGATAGTAGCAGCTTGTGTAATACTGGCTACTAACGTTTTTATTTGATTAGTGACAGCGATCGTTTCATTAAGTTGCTGCTGAGTTTCTTCTACCAATTCAGCACTACTTTTAACCGATTCTGCTTTGGACTGGATGGTAGCAATAATTTCGTGACTTTCTGTTTGAATTCTCGCCACAAGTGGTTGAACTTCTGTAATCTCAGATTCTAACTCATGTACTAAAGAAAGTACTTTTTGTGCGATCGCGGCAAATTGTTGACCAGCTTCTCCAGTACGAGATGCTTCCAGTGCTGTGTGCATAGCTTGGAGTTTCATCTGCGAGATTACATTACTCATAAGACTGACTATTTCAGCTAGTTTTTGAGAAGGTTGCTCTATAAGGTTGACTTTTTCAGCAGCTTCTGAAACACTTGCTTGGATAGCACAGATACTA
The genomic region above belongs to Calothrix sp. NIES-2098 and contains:
- a CDS encoding putative chemotaxis response regulator, whose amino-acid sequence is MVLDFGIQENLDQDFVQEVSELLQQIHNGILELPYNYTSAKIRHMVRAAQTIKGTASQVNLTDIQTLAHRLEKIFRFMSLENTFIDSQLTTSLLQANDYLRLVLIAQIQAKPDDIASALAKAEPVFAHLEARLTHKPSAVTPQSSNLDVSQLIPTTEVTQALETLEMILAESEANQLVEQLIQQAEVFLGFGELLKLSEFVAIAQITITSLHTSPQAAQTIGQIALAGWRAAYESIVKKDIPQSVAAVTKNTCIPTTPRKLTTSQLFVWVTNRTIFTINSNSVEEILVAKADQIIYSQQKWFLHWQGKIIPTYQLSQLLSNENLAPEKTTNPALSAVQYQEHQPEPILILRQGSQIFALQPEIESLIAEPELIIQPLESEAKLPNYVYGCTTWKDSLLPVIDVAALLQQTIDQTQEVNVTAKLLDSPNTAIVSQQRTILVVDDSNSVRHIVSLALQKVGYKVLQAENGQAAIAQLQQNSHIQLVICDVEMPNMNGFEFLSYRLKEPQLAKIPVVMLSSCNTNKHRLLAMQLGATTYFTKPYVEQEFLAALKLIVEQKSSC
- a CDS encoding GCN5-related N-acetyltransferase, with amino-acid sequence MTSLLPRNLSVIIRPVQYRDLDGIERLNQESFAAQTPKGADFATRQMQWLRRWYGFLKFLSWFPNPLQYLFCSYVAEQGRMLLGMIQVSPFNRTRSTWRVDRAILDSATDKQVTGSQLLRHCFESIVEARTWILEVNVNDLEALALYRQNGFQRLAEMTYWEIEPELLTELAQAEPDLPNLLPISNADAQLLYQLDTASMPPLVRQVFDRNTRDFKTSLFGALSDAVKQWVTKTEVVSGYVFEPQRKAAIGHFQVQLDRKGNSPHVATLTVHPAYTWLYPELLSQLARIVQDFPQQGLQLASSDYQPEREEYLERIGAKRIEHTLIMSRSVWHKLRESKFVSLEGIQWPEVLQGLQPARKPIPGGMSWTQQVQKRSQDRSIPTKSEPAAFGSKPSSLEASCQPESADAQPEK
- a CDS encoding Holliday junction resolvase YqgF, which encodes MISALGLDLGSKRIGVAGCDGTGLIATGITTIERTSFAQDVEQLRQIVHDRQVQVLVIGLPYSMDGSLGFQARHVQKLATRLSKALNLPMEYVDERLTSFQAEQLLKAENRSPSRHKSLIDRKAAALILQQWLDARRAKSQSSAIAIEY
- a CDS encoding HAD family phosphatase, which gives rise to MTWNNLLQPDLILEGSILNLTPDIIRQYGLKGLVLDVDETLVPIRVGAASSELREWVEQIRSSTVLWLVSNNLSEMRIGGIARSLNLPYYLGAAKPSRRKIRAALRAMNLPVHQVGMVGDRLFTDVLAGNRLGMFTILVEPMIHPDVALRSHPIRNFEVWVSEALGASIAPKYTKIHKD
- a CDS encoding WD-40 repeat-containing protein, with the translated sequence MESHKQRRRRGIILSLLGFQKLQEARHQAEIKENDGARFTLEELSYRTQLAPFTVSKVLARAEGVDKQTLEYFFRAFGLELTPSDYQRVGGTEEQRSRGTEEAEEVGEVISSPSAYSGLKTHNSALKVDWGEAVDVSIFFGRADEVSKLEYWILNDRCRLVAILGMGGIGKTSLGVKLAQQIQEQFEFVVWRSLRNSPSLEELLVNLLQFFACGQPVNVSEKGDLVSQFIMHLRSHRCLLILDNAESIFASGDQSGRYQSGYENYGQLFKQLGETTHQSCVLLTSREKPQEVAALEGENLPIRSLQLTGLSAIAALKLVRTKSFFCGSDTDWQNLIQHYTGNPLALKIIATTIQELFDGNIAEFFAHGSTVFGSIYDLINQQFHRLSSLEKELMFWLAINREPVNLAELRADLVLPIASMKLLEALESLNRRSLIEKKSVPQNPVRFILQPVVMEYVTDQLIQEVCAEILGETSPHSLLYSHALIKATSKDYIRVAQTKLILQPIIDLLLQNLRTKQAIESRLQEILRSQQQKSLQQNIDKLPPELEPTYTGGNILNLLCHLETDLTGYDFSYLTIWQAYLQDTPLKKVNFSYTDLSNSVFAKTLSTLVCTTFSPDGNTLATGHFDGYFRLWDANSGQQLITYQGHIGFIWSVAFSPDGSTLATAGEDAKIKLWDVLTGQCIKTIQGHKGGVLCVKFIDEGKTLISSSADLSIKFWDFSSGECTRTLLEHSNRVWSVTLSPKDDILASGSEDMSIKLWDLATGDCIQTLHGHNDWIKSLAFSATGVLASGSLDKTIRLWDVERGVCIGVLEGHLNGILAIAFVDDSNILASCSIDCTIRLWDISTQQCLKTLQGHNNSVNAIAANPQGTQLASGADDFSLRLWDVASGECFRVIKGRSNWIKAIAYHPILPDLIATGSEDRTVRLWTSDGKCRIFYGHTDLIFSVDFSPDGRTIASSSADRTIRLWDVATCQCTKILHGHSGMVTGVAFSPDGLLLASSCYDSQIRLWDTVTGQLLDTFPVHLGMSIAFSPDSKKLAAGSFDQTVRIWDLETRQCYQTLTGNHNWVWSIAFSPDNRTFATGSSFEGITRLWDIETGECLHVLPGHQDLVWAIAFSPDGRMLASCSSDGTIKLWDIASGDCLATLAGHDIWVMCLAFSPDGTTLIAGDAYAAIKFWDVQTQQCVNTLKAEQIYQEMNIYRITGLTAAQKSNLLSLGAVEVWE
- a CDS encoding glutamate 5-kinase; the protein is MPQTIVVKIGTSSLTQPETGQLALSTIATLAETLSDLKRQGHRVILVSSGAVGVGCARLGLTERPKAIALKQAVAAVGQGRLMRVYDDLFTTLQQPIAQVLLTRSDLVQRSRYLNIYNTFRELLGLGVIPVVNENDTVAVDELKFGDNDTLSALVASLVEADWLFLLTDVDRLYSADPRSVPDAQPIALVSSIKELAELQIQTGSQGSQWGTGGMVTKISAARIAIAAGVRTVITQGRFPRNIEKIIAGEPLGTHFEPQPEPTSARKRWIAYGLIPAGKLYLDAGAIAAISQAGKSLLAAGIKAVEGEFDTQEAVQLCDSNGNEIARGLVNYNSEELQKIRGYHSREIPQILGYAGAETVVHRDNLVLT